Proteins found in one Aneurinibacillus uraniidurans genomic segment:
- the hisB gene encoding imidazoleglycerol-phosphate dehydratase HisB produces the protein MRQASLARKTNETDITLSFAIDGEGRSELKTDVPFLDHMLDLFTKHGQFDLNVQAKGDIEIDYHHTVEDIAICLGQALREALGDKKGIKRYASVFVPMDEALGQVIIDISNRPHLEYRAEFPSANVGNFPVELFHEFFWKLALEARITLHIIVHYGHNTHHMIEAVFKALGRALDEATMIDPRVKGVPSTKGML, from the coding sequence ATGCGTCAGGCATCTCTTGCACGTAAGACAAATGAAACGGATATTACTTTATCGTTTGCTATAGACGGCGAAGGCCGTAGTGAATTAAAAACGGATGTTCCATTTCTCGATCATATGCTCGATCTATTTACAAAGCATGGTCAGTTTGACTTGAATGTACAGGCAAAAGGCGATATCGAGATTGACTACCACCATACAGTAGAAGATATTGCAATCTGTTTAGGTCAGGCGCTGCGGGAAGCGCTCGGTGACAAGAAAGGGATTAAGCGGTACGCAAGTGTGTTTGTTCCGATGGATGAAGCACTTGGTCAGGTCATTATTGATATTAGCAACCGCCCGCACCTTGAATATCGTGCTGAATTCCCATCTGCGAATGTCGGCAATTTCCCGGTTGAATTGTTCCATGAATTTTTCTGGAAGCTGGCACTTGAAGCGCGCATTACGCTCCATATTATTGTGCACTATGGACATAACACGCACCACATGATTGAAGCGGTATTCAAAGCACTTGGCCGTGCGCTTGATGAAGCGACGATGATCGACCCGCGTGTGAAAGGGGTCCCGTCCACGAAAGGAATGTTGTAA
- the hisH gene encoding imidazole glycerol phosphate synthase subunit HisH: MIAIIDYGMGNLHSVSKAVERLGYAYKFVSTADELLAADGAILPGVGAFGDAMKNLRELGLIEPIHQFVASGKPLVGICLGMQLLFDSSTEHGANEGLGLLPGRVERFEGDYKVPHMGWNRLAFLQDNRIFNGVEQGYVYFVHSYFLQPTEENRPVLLATADYYQEVPAIVGKGNVYGMQFHPEKSGTVGMKLLQNFAELCETARTT, translated from the coding sequence ATGATCGCGATAATTGACTATGGAATGGGCAACTTGCATAGTGTGAGCAAGGCAGTGGAGCGCCTCGGGTATGCGTACAAATTCGTATCCACGGCTGATGAGTTGCTTGCAGCAGACGGTGCGATTCTGCCGGGGGTTGGTGCATTTGGCGATGCGATGAAAAACTTGCGAGAACTGGGTCTCATTGAACCGATTCACCAGTTCGTAGCGAGTGGCAAACCACTTGTCGGCATTTGCCTTGGAATGCAGCTGTTATTTGATAGCAGTACCGAGCACGGTGCGAACGAAGGATTAGGGCTTCTTCCAGGTCGCGTTGAGCGTTTTGAAGGAGATTACAAAGTTCCGCATATGGGCTGGAATCGGTTGGCATTCTTGCAGGATAATCGGATTTTTAACGGCGTGGAGCAGGGATATGTGTATTTTGTACATTCGTACTTCCTGCAGCCGACAGAGGAAAACCGTCCAGTATTGCTAGCGACGGCAGATTATTATCAGGAAGTGCCAGCGATTGTTGGCAAGGGCAATGTGTATGGCATGCAGTTCCACCCGGAGAAAAGTGGGACAGTTGGCATGAAGCTATTGCAAAATTTTGCGGAGCTATGTGAAACGGCGCGTACGACATAA
- the hisIE gene encoding bifunctional phosphoribosyl-AMP cyclohydrolase/phosphoribosyl-ATP diphosphatase HisIE, protein MNVQDLKFDSNGLIPAIVQDAQSKEVLTLAYMNEESLKKTIETRETWFWSRSRQELWNKGTTSGNTQRVVDITYDCDGDSLVVKVIPAGPACHKNVYSCFTESLLTGEAASGNPEPTAVETDGRFDIINKLESLIAKREAEMPEGSYTTYLFREGVDKILKKVGEEASEVIIAAKNRSHDELRYEASDLIFHLLVLLREQKLPFDAVLQELEKRHVK, encoded by the coding sequence ATGAATGTGCAAGATTTGAAATTTGACAGCAACGGCTTAATCCCAGCGATTGTGCAGGATGCACAGAGTAAGGAAGTGCTGACGCTTGCCTACATGAATGAAGAGTCGCTCAAAAAAACGATCGAGACACGCGAAACATGGTTCTGGAGCCGTTCGCGCCAGGAGCTATGGAACAAAGGGACTACATCAGGCAATACACAGCGCGTAGTCGATATTACGTATGACTGCGACGGAGATTCCCTCGTTGTAAAAGTAATTCCGGCAGGTCCAGCCTGCCACAAAAATGTATACTCCTGCTTTACGGAGTCACTGCTGACAGGGGAAGCGGCATCTGGAAACCCAGAACCGACAGCGGTGGAGACAGACGGTCGATTTGATATCATTAACAAACTGGAGTCTCTGATTGCGAAGCGAGAAGCGGAGATGCCGGAAGGATCATATACAACGTATTTATTCCGTGAAGGCGTGGATAAAATCCTGAAAAAAGTTGGGGAAGAGGCGAGTGAAGTAATTATCGCGGCGAAAAACCGCAGTCATGATGAGCTGCGCTATGAAGCGTCTGATTTAATTTTCCACTTGCTTGTGTTGTTACGCGAACAGAAGCTGCCATTTGATGCCGTCCTTCAAGAGCTGGAGAAACGTCACGTAAAATAA
- the lgt gene encoding prolipoprotein diacylglyceryl transferase, which produces MVKALNPIAFHLGPIPVHWYGLILGTAALVGLLLALREARRVGMDPEIIMDVVMYGVPAAIIGARIYYVIFRWDEYYSTHPSEIIAIWHGGIAIHGALIGAILAGYIYSRVHNISFWRLTDIVAPSLIIGQAIGRWGNFMNQEAHGGPVTLEFLQRLHLPQFIINQMYILDPITNTYQYYHPTFLYESIWDLAGFLLLITLRRVVRLRRGDLFLTYIIWYSIGRFFIEGLRTDSLMLTDYLRMAQVISLVLIVLALILMVVRRRLGYADKRYGEE; this is translated from the coding sequence ATGGTAAAGGCTCTTAACCCGATCGCGTTCCATCTGGGGCCGATCCCTGTACATTGGTATGGACTTATTCTGGGGACAGCGGCACTTGTTGGGCTGTTGCTTGCCTTACGAGAAGCGCGTAGGGTCGGCATGGACCCGGAGATTATTATGGATGTGGTCATGTACGGGGTTCCGGCTGCGATTATTGGGGCGCGTATTTATTATGTTATTTTTCGCTGGGATGAATATTACAGCACGCATCCGAGTGAGATTATTGCAATCTGGCATGGTGGAATCGCGATTCATGGTGCGTTAATTGGGGCGATCTTGGCGGGCTATATCTATTCTCGAGTTCATAATATTTCGTTCTGGCGTCTGACAGACATTGTAGCACCGAGCTTAATTATTGGGCAGGCAATCGGTCGCTGGGGGAATTTTATGAATCAGGAAGCGCATGGTGGGCCGGTGACGCTGGAGTTTCTACAACGGCTGCATCTTCCGCAGTTTATTATCAATCAGATGTACATCCTTGACCCGATAACGAATACATACCAGTATTATCATCCGACATTCCTGTATGAATCAATCTGGGACCTGGCGGGCTTTCTGCTGCTTATTACGCTTCGCCGGGTGGTCAGATTACGGCGTGGAGACTTGTTCCTGACGTATATCATCTGGTATTCGATTGGACGTTTTTTCATAGAGGGATTGCGGACGGACAGTTTGATGCTGACAGATTACTTGCGTATGGCACAGGTGATTAGTTTGGTGCTGATTGTACTGGCACTGATCCTGATGGTTGTACGTCGCCGTCTTGGCTATGCCGATAAGCGATATGGAGAAGAGTGA
- the hisA gene encoding 1-(5-phosphoribosyl)-5-[(5-phosphoribosylamino)methylideneamino]imidazole-4-carboxamide isomerase, with the protein MSFIIYPAIDIRGGKCVRLLQGDYNQETVYGDSPLDMAKQWAAQGAQWVHLVDLDGAKVGQPVNHEVVCEIARTLDVPVQIGGGLRRMEDIERYIESGVARVILGTAAIQDQPFAEQVLAKYGDKVAIGIDARNGYVATHGWLETSEVTAEALAKVLISKGAETFIYTDISRDGTLAGPSTESTVQLARAIGKTVIASGGVSVEQDLLELAQYAKDGVGGAIVGKALYTDRINLAQALRSVQEV; encoded by the coding sequence ATGAGTTTCATTATTTACCCGGCGATTGACATTCGCGGTGGCAAGTGTGTGCGCCTGTTACAAGGCGACTACAATCAAGAAACGGTATATGGCGATTCGCCGCTCGACATGGCGAAGCAATGGGCAGCGCAGGGTGCACAGTGGGTTCACCTGGTTGATCTTGACGGCGCAAAAGTAGGCCAGCCGGTTAATCATGAAGTTGTATGTGAAATTGCTCGTACGCTTGACGTACCCGTTCAAATTGGCGGCGGCCTGCGCCGAATGGAAGATATAGAACGCTACATCGAGAGTGGCGTAGCCCGTGTGATTCTCGGAACAGCGGCGATTCAGGATCAGCCATTTGCGGAGCAGGTGCTGGCGAAGTACGGTGATAAGGTGGCGATTGGTATTGACGCCCGCAATGGCTATGTGGCGACACATGGCTGGCTGGAAACGTCTGAGGTAACGGCGGAAGCACTGGCGAAAGTGCTCATTTCCAAGGGAGCAGAGACGTTCATCTACACTGATATTTCCCGTGACGGCACGCTAGCAGGGCCGAGTACAGAATCAACGGTACAGCTGGCGCGTGCGATCGGCAAAACCGTCATCGCATCCGGTGGTGTGAGCGTGGAGCAGGATCTGCTCGAATTGGCGCAGTACGCAAAAGACGGAGTCGGCGGTGCGATTGTAGGTAAGGCATTGTACACAGACCGGATCAATCTTGCACAGGCGCTGCGCAGCGTGCAGGAGGTGTAG
- the hisG gene encoding ATP phosphoribosyltransferase, with the protein MAMQASDRLIVAMPKGRIFEEAADLLRRAGVPLPPEFDDSRKLIVPVPEANLDFILAKPTDVPTYVEYGVADIGVVGKDVLLEEDRDVYELLDLQISRCRLSVAGLPDWKPTSGTPRVATKYPRVASKYFREQGQQVEVIKLNGSIELAPLIGLADRIVDIVSTGRTLQENGLVELEEIVPITTRLIANRVSYRMKSEAVDYVYEKFASIVEEK; encoded by the coding sequence ATGGCGATGCAGGCAAGTGACCGATTAATTGTAGCGATGCCGAAAGGGCGGATTTTTGAAGAAGCGGCGGACCTGTTACGTCGTGCCGGGGTGCCGCTCCCACCAGAGTTTGACGATTCCAGGAAATTGATTGTTCCCGTTCCGGAGGCAAACCTTGATTTTATTCTGGCTAAGCCAACGGATGTTCCGACATATGTAGAATATGGTGTGGCGGATATCGGGGTAGTAGGGAAAGATGTGCTGCTTGAGGAAGACCGCGATGTATACGAGTTACTGGACCTGCAGATTAGTCGTTGTCGCTTGTCTGTTGCGGGTCTGCCAGACTGGAAACCGACGAGTGGCACGCCGCGTGTCGCGACGAAATATCCGCGTGTTGCATCGAAATATTTTCGAGAGCAAGGTCAGCAGGTGGAAGTCATCAAGCTAAATGGCTCCATCGAACTGGCACCACTCATTGGACTTGCCGACCGGATTGTGGACATTGTGTCAACTGGACGTACATTACAAGAGAATGGCCTGGTTGAATTAGAAGAAATCGTACCGATCACGACCCGCCTGATCGCCAATCGGGTAAGCTACCGAATGAAGAGCGAAGCGGTTGATTATGTATATGAGAAGTTCGCGTCAATTGTGGAGGAGAAATAA
- a CDS encoding Lrp/AsnC family transcriptional regulator, which yields MLDAADKAILDLLRKNARMQWREIGELVHLTGQAVANRIRRMEEAGVITGYAAQIDEKKLGKSITAFITVFMKSNNHEGFHTFVRNHSEVHFVHRVSGDGCYLIHVCLTDMEELQTFLDELLQYANYRVQISVSKMK from the coding sequence ATGCTTGATGCAGCGGATAAGGCAATTCTTGATTTATTGCGGAAAAATGCTCGCATGCAATGGCGGGAAATTGGGGAGCTGGTACATCTAACGGGCCAGGCGGTGGCGAACCGAATTCGTCGTATGGAGGAAGCGGGGGTTATTACTGGATATGCCGCGCAGATAGATGAGAAGAAGCTGGGAAAGTCGATTACCGCTTTTATAACGGTTTTCATGAAGAGTAACAATCATGAGGGTTTTCATACGTTTGTTCGAAACCATTCAGAGGTTCATTTCGTTCATCGGGTAAGCGGAGATGGTTGTTATCTTATACACGTATGTTTGACGGATATGGAAGAACTTCAGACATTTTTAGATGAACTTCTACAGTATGCTAATTATCGTGTACAAATAAGTGTGAGCAAAATGAAATAA
- the hisF gene encoding imidazole glycerol phosphate synthase subunit HisF, giving the protein MLAKRIIPCLDVKEGRVVKGISFVNLRDAGDPVELAKRYSDEGADELVFLDISASHEGRETMVEVVENTAANVTIPFTVGGGINAVEDMRRILRAGADKVSVNTAAVKRPELVREGAEVFGSQCIVVAIDAKAKADGTGWEVYTHGGRTATGIDAVEWAKQVAALGAGEILLTSMDSDGQKDGFALALTRAVSEAVRIPVIASGGAGSKEHFYDAFVEGKADAALAASIFHYKETSIQEVKQYLHERKIEMRITEETV; this is encoded by the coding sequence ATGCTGGCAAAACGAATCATCCCGTGTCTTGATGTAAAAGAAGGTCGGGTTGTAAAAGGGATTAGCTTTGTAAACTTGCGCGATGCCGGTGATCCAGTTGAGCTGGCGAAGCGGTACAGTGACGAAGGCGCGGACGAGCTTGTATTCCTCGATATTTCAGCTTCCCATGAAGGTCGGGAGACGATGGTCGAGGTGGTCGAGAATACAGCGGCGAACGTAACGATTCCGTTCACGGTTGGTGGCGGCATTAATGCGGTGGAAGATATGCGCCGCATCTTGCGGGCTGGAGCAGACAAAGTGTCCGTGAATACAGCAGCCGTTAAGCGCCCGGAACTTGTACGGGAAGGGGCGGAAGTGTTCGGCAGCCAGTGTATTGTGGTCGCGATTGATGCGAAGGCAAAAGCAGATGGAACGGGCTGGGAAGTGTACACACACGGTGGACGTACGGCGACAGGCATCGATGCGGTCGAGTGGGCGAAGCAGGTGGCGGCACTTGGTGCAGGTGAGATTTTGCTGACGAGTATGGATTCGGACGGACAAAAAGACGGATTTGCGCTGGCACTGACACGGGCGGTATCGGAAGCTGTTCGTATTCCGGTCATTGCCTCCGGCGGTGCAGGCTCAAAGGAGCACTTTTATGATGCATTTGTAGAAGGAAAAGCGGATGCAGCGCTGGCAGCTTCGATTTTTCATTATAAGGAAACATCCATTCAAGAAGTAAAGCAGTACTTACATGAGCGTAAGATCGAGATGCGTATAACAGAGGAGACGGTATAA
- a CDS encoding acyltransferase encodes MAKRKTERYPVTGANSLWQIYRTVSFWKVMKCFTVVQLARYVPWLPMKNWMYRNFLGMKIGQQTSVALMVMMDSMFPERISIGDNSIIGYNTTILAHEYLIEEYRLGDVKIGSNVMIGANSTILPGVTIGDGAIVSAATLVHQDVPAGAFVGGNPMQIIRQPS; translated from the coding sequence ATGGCAAAGCGAAAAACAGAACGCTACCCGGTGACGGGCGCTAATTCGCTCTGGCAGATTTACAGAACGGTGAGCTTCTGGAAAGTTATGAAATGCTTCACTGTTGTCCAACTCGCTCGCTATGTTCCATGGCTCCCGATGAAAAATTGGATGTATCGTAACTTTCTGGGCATGAAGATCGGCCAGCAAACATCGGTTGCACTGATGGTCATGATGGATTCGATGTTTCCGGAGCGCATTTCGATTGGAGACAACAGCATTATTGGATATAATACGACGATTCTTGCGCATGAGTATTTAATAGAAGAGTATCGGCTCGGTGATGTCAAGATCGGCTCGAATGTAATGATCGGGGCAAACTCGACGATTCTTCCGGGCGTGACGATTGGCGATGGAGCGATCGTGTCAGCGGCAACACTTGTGCATCAAGACGTGCCAGCCGGGGCATTCGTCGGGGGGAATCCGATGCAGATCATCCGGCAGCCCTCTTAA
- a CDS encoding MBL fold metallo-hydrolase — protein MNIQLVRHATLLIEFHNQRLLIDPICSPEGSMDPVPDVPNTHKNPLVNLTVPLSTLLEVDAVLLTHLHRDHFDPEAARLLPKNLPVFCQPEDTEAIQAHGFRHVSPVSSSLTWEGITLHRTGGQHGSGEMAQRMGPVSGFVLEAQTEPTLYISGDTVWCPEVKQALHTHTPDVVVCFAGGAQFAEGPPITMTSTDILHVSNCAPHARIVAVHMEAWNHCRLSRSELRTFADANDLSSRLLIPEDGDIITFMA, from the coding sequence ATGAATATCCAGCTTGTTCGCCACGCCACATTATTGATCGAGTTCCATAATCAGCGCTTACTAATTGATCCGATATGTAGTCCCGAAGGAAGTATGGACCCTGTGCCTGATGTTCCAAATACTCATAAAAACCCATTGGTCAATCTTACAGTCCCTCTGTCCACACTGCTCGAAGTCGACGCAGTACTCCTTACGCATCTACACCGGGATCATTTTGATCCAGAGGCTGCTCGACTCCTACCTAAAAACCTGCCTGTCTTCTGCCAACCTGAGGATACAGAAGCCATTCAAGCACATGGGTTTCGCCATGTCTCCCCTGTATCTTCTTCCCTTACCTGGGAAGGCATCACGCTTCATAGAACCGGCGGGCAGCACGGATCGGGGGAGATGGCACAGCGCATGGGACCTGTGTCCGGCTTTGTATTGGAAGCCCAAACAGAACCTACTCTTTATATAAGCGGTGATACTGTCTGGTGCCCGGAAGTCAAGCAAGCACTTCATACCCATACTCCAGATGTGGTTGTCTGTTTTGCGGGAGGCGCACAATTTGCAGAAGGTCCACCAATTACGATGACTTCAACCGACATTCTGCACGTAAGCAACTGCGCTCCTCACGCCCGCATCGTTGCTGTCCACATGGAGGCGTGGAATCACTGCCGTCTATCCCGCAGCGAACTTCGTACATTTGCAGACGCAAACGATTTATCATCCCGCCTTCTCATTCCAGAAGATGGTGACATCATTACCTTCATGGCATAA
- the hisD gene encoding histidinol dehydrogenase: protein MIRIVEANNFSTRRDVENGTDTQRAAVLDILAQVKQNGDQAVLDYTARFDGIMLDSMRVSEAEFAEAEQNISPEVREAIEAAAINIRDYHSRQMRQSWMTTKESGTMLGQLIRPLQRVGLYVPGGTAAYPSSVLMNAIPAQVAGVEEIAMVTPPGKDGKVNPGVLVAAQTLGVTEIYKVGGAQAIAALTYGTETIKPVDKIVGPGNIYVALAKREVFGLVDIDMVAGPSEIVVLADNTANPGYVAADLLSQAEHDAMASSVLVTPSRTLAKAVQQEVEKQLAVLPRREIAEKSIRDHGAICIVDSLEQGIDVVNRLAPEHLEVIVKDAMEYVGKLKNAGAIFLGAYSSEPVGDYFAGPNHVLPTNGTARFSSPLNVDDFLKKTSLISYSRQDLLANGQKIVALARQEGLEAHARAIQIRLDNEQN from the coding sequence ATGATACGCATTGTAGAGGCTAACAATTTTTCTACACGCCGCGATGTAGAGAATGGAACTGACACGCAGCGTGCGGCTGTGCTTGATATTCTGGCACAGGTAAAACAGAACGGCGATCAAGCAGTACTCGATTATACCGCTCGCTTTGACGGCATTATGTTAGATAGCATGCGAGTAAGTGAAGCAGAATTTGCGGAGGCTGAGCAAAATATTAGCCCGGAAGTACGCGAAGCAATTGAGGCAGCCGCAATTAACATTCGTGATTACCACAGCCGTCAGATGCGTCAGTCATGGATGACGACGAAAGAGTCTGGTACGATGCTTGGTCAGCTTATCCGTCCATTGCAGCGTGTCGGTCTGTATGTACCGGGCGGCACAGCGGCGTATCCGTCCTCTGTCTTGATGAATGCCATTCCGGCACAAGTAGCCGGGGTAGAAGAGATCGCGATGGTTACGCCGCCAGGCAAGGATGGAAAAGTCAATCCAGGCGTGCTTGTAGCGGCGCAAACGCTTGGTGTAACGGAGATTTACAAAGTCGGCGGCGCCCAGGCGATTGCGGCTCTCACATATGGAACGGAAACGATCAAGCCGGTTGATAAAATTGTGGGTCCGGGGAATATTTATGTAGCATTGGCAAAGCGAGAAGTATTCGGCTTAGTTGATATCGATATGGTAGCTGGACCGAGTGAGATTGTCGTGCTGGCAGATAACACAGCAAACCCTGGTTATGTGGCGGCTGACTTGCTGTCGCAGGCGGAGCACGATGCGATGGCGTCCTCTGTTTTGGTTACACCAAGTCGTACACTGGCCAAAGCAGTACAGCAGGAAGTCGAGAAACAACTTGCGGTTCTGCCGCGTCGGGAAATCGCCGAGAAATCCATTCGTGATCACGGTGCGATCTGCATCGTGGATAGTCTGGAACAAGGCATTGATGTAGTTAATCGTCTCGCTCCGGAACATCTTGAGGTCATAGTGAAAGATGCGATGGAGTATGTAGGTAAGCTGAAAAACGCCGGGGCGATTTTCCTTGGTGCATACAGCTCGGAGCCGGTAGGCGATTACTTTGCCGGACCGAACCACGTTCTGCCGACGAACGGCACGGCACGGTTCTCATCCCCGCTCAATGTGGATGATTTCCTCAAAAAAACAAGCTTGATTTCATACAGTCGTCAGGATTTACTGGCGAACGGACAAAAAATCGTGGCCCTTGCCCGCCAGGAGGGGCTAGAAGCACATGCGCGGGCGATTCAGATTCGCCTTGATAACGAACAGAACTAG
- the ppaX gene encoding pyrophosphatase PpaX, whose product MLRYEYVLFDLDGTLIDTNNLILTSFMYTLEKYYPGKYTRDDILPHMGKPLYDQMEIFGPEHVDELVQVYREHNDLVHDELVREFPNVVQTVHDLAAMGVKMGIVTTKQRHTAEMGVRMFGLDKYMDAFVAYQDTEEHKPHPAPVLKAIELLNADPTRTLMVGDSQYDIQAAQNAGVASAGVAWSLKGASFLSTFEPTYLLNDMSDLIQIVKQPIESE is encoded by the coding sequence ATGTTGCGATATGAGTATGTGCTGTTTGATCTTGATGGTACACTGATTGACACGAACAACCTGATTTTAACTTCATTTATGTATACATTAGAAAAATACTATCCAGGCAAATATACGCGTGATGACATTCTCCCGCATATGGGTAAGCCGTTGTATGACCAGATGGAGATATTCGGACCCGAGCATGTAGACGAGCTGGTGCAGGTGTACCGTGAGCATAATGACCTCGTACATGACGAGCTTGTACGCGAATTTCCGAATGTTGTGCAGACGGTACATGATTTGGCAGCTATGGGTGTGAAAATGGGGATTGTGACTACAAAACAGCGCCATACTGCGGAAATGGGAGTACGCATGTTTGGACTTGATAAATATATGGACGCATTTGTGGCCTACCAGGATACGGAAGAGCACAAACCGCATCCAGCTCCAGTGTTAAAAGCCATCGAATTGCTGAATGCTGACCCGACTCGTACATTAATGGTTGGAGACAGCCAGTACGATATTCAGGCAGCACAAAATGCGGGTGTGGCATCAGCAGGTGTAGCGTGGAGTCTGAAAGGGGCGTCGTTTCTTTCTACATTCGAGCCAACGTATTTGCTGAATGATATGTCTGATTTAATTCAGATCGTCAAGCAGCCAATCGAAAGCGAGTAA
- a CDS encoding ATP phosphoribosyltransferase regulatory subunit, producing MSRPLGFEKPLGMRDVLPDLLKKQRKLEDKVKQCMEQWGYAEIMTPTLEYYDTVGGASATIDNKLFKLLDRQGKTVVLRPDMTAPIARVASSLLKDEPLPLRLMYSASVFRAQAKEAGRNAEFVQLGIENIGSASVDADAEAIALAVSVLKAAGVQTFKIAIGHVGFLEGLFEETVPRKEDRDVLREYLHCRNYVGFRQYVKELKLPAENEARLRELLKLRGGKELIARAEAITVNGQARRAVANLYELWEALEAYQVTDSVILDLNMSSNLDYYTGVLFEGYAANQGFALCTGGRYDSLMAQFGRPCPATGFAVQMDRLLEAVGDTPIKVEKSLILYRASQRQEALELARRLRIEEGKVVVAQRKDEWLAADFSQYTDIIDLTKEGA from the coding sequence ATGTCGAGACCGTTAGGCTTTGAAAAACCGCTCGGTATGCGAGATGTACTCCCGGATTTGTTGAAGAAACAGCGCAAGCTTGAAGATAAAGTAAAGCAGTGCATGGAACAATGGGGATATGCGGAGATTATGACCCCGACGCTTGAATACTACGATACAGTCGGTGGCGCGAGTGCCACTATTGATAACAAACTATTCAAATTACTCGATCGGCAGGGTAAAACCGTGGTGCTGCGGCCCGATATGACGGCCCCGATCGCACGTGTGGCGTCGTCGCTTTTAAAAGATGAGCCGCTTCCCTTACGCCTGATGTACAGCGCGAGCGTATTCCGGGCACAAGCGAAAGAGGCAGGACGCAATGCGGAGTTTGTCCAGCTGGGCATTGAAAACATCGGTTCAGCGTCGGTGGACGCGGATGCAGAAGCGATTGCGCTTGCGGTATCTGTATTAAAAGCCGCAGGGGTACAAACGTTTAAAATTGCGATTGGGCATGTGGGATTTCTGGAGGGGCTGTTCGAAGAAACGGTTCCGCGCAAAGAAGACCGCGATGTGTTGCGAGAGTACTTGCACTGCCGTAATTATGTAGGGTTCCGTCAATATGTGAAAGAACTAAAGCTCCCAGCTGAAAACGAAGCGCGTCTGCGTGAGTTGTTGAAGCTGCGCGGCGGTAAGGAGCTCATTGCACGAGCTGAGGCGATTACGGTGAACGGTCAGGCACGCCGAGCCGTAGCGAACTTGTATGAATTATGGGAAGCGCTCGAAGCGTATCAAGTAACAGACTCTGTCATTCTGGATCTGAACATGAGCAGCAACCTTGATTACTATACAGGCGTTTTATTCGAAGGGTATGCAGCGAATCAAGGGTTTGCCCTTTGTACAGGTGGACGGTATGACAGCCTAATGGCACAGTTTGGACGTCCGTGTCCAGCTACCGGATTTGCCGTTCAGATGGATAGACTGCTTGAAGCGGTAGGCGATACGCCAATAAAGGTAGAAAAAAGCCTGATTTTGTATCGAGCATCACAGCGTCAGGAAGCGTTGGAGCTAGCGCGTCGTCTGCGCATAGAAGAAGGAAAAGTGGTCGTTGCGCAGCGGAAGGATGAATGGCTGGCGGCTGATTTTTCTCAATATACCGATATTATTGACCTGACGAAGGAGGGAGCATAA